The genomic DNA GCTGGCGGCCACGGGCAGATCGGCGATGTCCACGCCAAGGGCGTTGGCCAGCACGGCGCAGAGATGCAGGATGCGCGAATTGTCCACGCAGGAGCCCACATGCAAGACCGGCGGTATGCCCAGGGAGTTGCAGACGGCTTTGAGTCCGGCCCCGGCCTGGTCCGCGGCCGCGGGCATCATCAACCCGGCCTTGCCCATGGCCACGGTGGCGCAGCCAGTGACCAGGACCAGGATGTCCTTCTTGATCAGTTCCTTGGCAAGGGTGGTATGCACGTAGTCATGCTTGAGCTTGGGGTTGTTGCAGCCCACTATGCCCACGGCCCCGCGGACCTGGCCGGCCTTGACGGCTTCGATGAGGGGGGCGGGGGTGCCGCCCAGGGCTCCAAGGATGGCCTCGTTGGAGAAGCCTGTCATCAGTTCCACCGGCCCCTGGGGAATGTCCACCCGGGCCTGGTCGCGGCGGGCAAAGTTTTCGATGGCCATGCGCACCAGTTTCCGGGCCTGGCTCTTGGCGTTGGTGTAGTTGAACTCGACGTGCTCGGCGCCCGTGAACCGGGCCTTGTCCGAGGTGGACACGAACTTGGTGTGGTAGCAGTCGGCCACCTGAACAAGGCTGGGCATGATGCACTGGTAATCCACCAGAATGAGTTCCACCGCGCCGGTGATAATGGCCAGCTCGGTCATCAGATGGTTGCCGGCCATGGGGATGCCCTGGCGCATGAGGACTTCGTTGCCCGTGCAGCAGAGGCCGGCCACATTGATGCCGGCGGCCCCGGTCGCCAGGGCCTCCTTCTTGATCCCAGGGTCGTTGACTGCGTCCAGAACCATTTCCGAGACGATGGGCGAGTGGCCATGGACAAGAATGTTGATCTGGTCGGCCTTCAGAACGCCCAGATTGACCTTGCCCACCTTGGGCGTGGGCGTGCCGAAGATGATGTCCGAGAGTTCTGTGCCGATCATGGACCCGCCCCAGCCATCTCCCAGGCAGAGACGGGCCGAGTGGAGGCAGAGGCTGATCGCGTCGGAGTCCACGCCCATGTGCGTTCGGTGCATCATTTCCACGATGTCGCGGTCGATGCCTCGAGGGGTGATGCCCAATTTTTTCCAGAGGTCCTGGCGTTTTTGGGGAACCCGGGACAAGAAGCCGAGATTGTTGTGCTGGAAGCCGAAGTCCTGGATCATGGCCCGGGCCACGGCCAGCGCCAACTCTTGAACGTTCTTGCCAGCCTCGTCCACGCCGATCTCACCGGCGATGCGTCTGAGTTTGGCCTCGTCGCGGACCTCGTAATCGGTGGTTCGCCCCTGGCCGATGGCGTGCAGGGTTTCGACCAGATCCCGGCCGTGGTCGGAGTGAGCGGCCGCGCCCGCCGCCACGAATCGTCCAAAGTTGCGGGCCACGGTCAGGTCGGCATCGGCCCCGCACACGCCGCGCGGTTTCTTCTCGCTGATGCGGCAGGGCCCCATGACGCATTTCTGGCAGGTCAGGCCCTTTTCGCAAAATGGGCAATGGGGTTCCTGTTGTTCCAAGCGGTCCCAGACAGTTTCGACTCCGTCCCTCTGGGCCTTGCGGATCATCTGCTTGGCGTCGTCCCAGATGGTCAGATCATCGATGGTTCGTTTGTCTTTGGTCATGGCTCCTCCCGTTGTTTATTTCTCCGTCATGACGCACGGAGAATTTGTAGGCTTGGCGTGAAGGACATGATTCTTGAAAATGAAGGTCATGTCTGTCGGCTAGCCGACACGGGAAGGACAAAGGCGGGCCGAGAGAAAAAATCAGGACAGCCTGGCCTCGAGACGGGTCAGGTCGGGAATGAGGTATTCGCCGCGACCGAGCTTGACCAGATCGCCGGAGCGGACCAGATCGGAAATAAGCATGGACACGGTCTGGCGGGTGGCACCGACGATCTTGGCCATTTCCTCGGTCAACAGCCCCAGACGGATGATTCGGCAGCCCTTGTCGTCGCAGGGTTCGCCATGGCGGGCCTCCTCGAGCAGATAGCCGACCAGTCGAAGGGACGCGTCGTGAAAGACCAGCCCGTGGATGATGGAAAAGGAGTTCTTGAGCAGGCCGCCCAGGACGTTGATCATGGCCCCGGTCAGTTCGGGATAGGACCGCAGGCCGGCATGAAAACGGCCTGTTTCGGTGACCAGAAGGACGCATTCGTCCATGGCCTCGACAAAAGCCCGGGTATGGGTGGAATAGACGGCCCCGGGTTCCAGGATGGCCACGGTGAATTCCTTGTCCACCGAGGCCAGGTAGATGCGTACCCGACCGGAGGAGACCACAAAGACCAGATCGGGTCCTTCTCCGGGTTGATAGATCAAGGCCCCCTTGGCGTGGGTTCTTTCCATGAACTGAGCTCGGAGTTCGGCGTGCTCGGGCTTGGCCAGTTCGTCGAGCAGGTTGACGTCGGTCAGCTTCATGGTTTGTTTCGTATTTTCAAGATGGTCGGGAAAAAAAGAAGATGCATCTTTTTCCCGGTTTCGTCCAGTTGACCCTCGACGGCAAAGACGTATGTCAAGCCCGGTTCAGCGCTCGGCCTGATGCAGGTCCTTCTGGACGTCGGGGCTCAAATCGGCGGTCAGGTAGTCCAGGGTCATGGGCAGGGCCACCGAGATTTCCGGAATGTGCATGAGGCCGATTTCAACCCGGCCCAAAGCGCAGTGCAGGAGATG from Deltaproteobacteria bacterium includes the following:
- the cooS gene encoding anaerobic carbon-monoxide dehydrogenase catalytic subunit, whose translation is MTKDKRTIDDLTIWDDAKQMIRKAQRDGVETVWDRLEQQEPHCPFCEKGLTCQKCVMGPCRISEKKPRGVCGADADLTVARNFGRFVAAGAAAHSDHGRDLVETLHAIGQGRTTDYEVRDEAKLRRIAGEIGVDEAGKNVQELALAVARAMIQDFGFQHNNLGFLSRVPQKRQDLWKKLGITPRGIDRDIVEMMHRTHMGVDSDAISLCLHSARLCLGDGWGGSMIGTELSDIIFGTPTPKVGKVNLGVLKADQINILVHGHSPIVSEMVLDAVNDPGIKKEALATGAAGINVAGLCCTGNEVLMRQGIPMAGNHLMTELAIITGAVELILVDYQCIMPSLVQVADCYHTKFVSTSDKARFTGAEHVEFNYTNAKSQARKLVRMAIENFARRDQARVDIPQGPVELMTGFSNEAILGALGGTPAPLIEAVKAGQVRGAVGIVGCNNPKLKHDYVHTTLAKELIKKDILVLVTGCATVAMGKAGLMMPAAADQAGAGLKAVCNSLGIPPVLHVGSCVDNSRILHLCAVLANALGVDIADLPVAASAPEWYSEKAAAIGLYAVASGIYTHLGLPPHITGSETVTNLALGGLNDVVGACFAVEPDPFKAAELIDARIKAKRTALGLGA
- a CDS encoding Crp/Fnr family transcriptional regulator — protein: MKLTDVNLLDELAKPEHAELRAQFMERTHAKGALIYQPGEGPDLVFVVSSGRVRIYLASVDKEFTVAILEPGAVYSTHTRAFVEAMDECVLLVTETGRFHAGLRSYPELTGAMINVLGGLLKNSFSIIHGLVFHDASLRLVGYLLEEARHGEPCDDKGCRIIRLGLLTEEMAKIVGATRQTVSMLISDLVRSGDLVKLGRGEYLIPDLTRLEARLS